The segment TCGTGGAACAAGGTTGCATCGTCCGCGACATCGAACCGGTTTACCCACCCGAGAACCAAACTCAGTTTGCCATTGCTTATTACGTCATCAACTATTTCCAAACTCCGTATCTGGAAGGTACTATTAAACGACGTCGTttaacttccttttttttttttgagttagtTTGAAAATAACTAACTTATAAAATATGGTTATTGTAGTTTGAAAATAACTAACTTATAAAATATGGTTATTGCTCTGTTGTGTAGTTTGTGGAGTACagtaaaatgatatatttagaTGGGGACATTCAAGTTTACGAGAACATTGATCACTTGTTCGATCTCCCTGATGGGTACTTTTACGCGGTGATGGACTGTTTCTGTGAGAAGACATGGAACCACACGCCGCAATACAAGATCGGGTACTGCCAACAGTGCCCTGAGAAGAACCAGTGGGCAAAGCGGGAGCTTGGAGAACCGCCGGCTCTCTACTTCAACGCTGGAATGTTCGTATTCGAACCTGGCCTAGATACTTACGAGGATCTGCTCAGGACCCTTAAAGTCACTCCCCCTACTCCTTTCGCTGAACAGGTAAGAAGTAAAAGTTAGTAATCTGACTGGTTCTCCTCTGTTTTCTTGCTCTGTTTTAAGTATTGGTTTTGACTGTGGTGCAGGACTTTCTGAACATGTATTTCAAGAAAATCTACAGGCCGATTCCTTTGGTTTACAATCTTGTCCTAGCGATGCTATGGCGTCATCCAGAAAATGTAGAGCTCGATAAAGTCAAGGTGGTTCACTACTGTGCAGCGGTGAGTTACTTTACATCCAagcttttctgtttttgttcAGACCAATGGTTGTTTTTGAGTTTTAACGTACTAGTCTTTTGTTGCCTTTCTAATTACAGGGTTCGAAGCCATGGAGATACACCGGGAAGGAGGCGAATATGGAGAGAGAAGACATCAAAATGTTAGTGAATAAATGGTGGGACATCTACAAGGACGGTTCCTTGGATTACAAGAAACCTGAAGCAGAGTCGGATCTAGTGAGTCTGAAGCCGTTCATCAACGCTCTTACTGAAGCTGGACGGGTCAAGTACGTGACTGCACCGTCCGCTGCTTGAATGCCAAAATTGTCGGTGAAGTAGATTCCGTTTTTGTGGAGCAGCAGGTGGATTATGAGTCGTGGTGTTGTTACGACAACCACACATGCTGTCACTGGTTTCATGTGCTTTTGAGATTGACGCGTGTTTTTTGTTCCCTTAATTTCTAAGTGTGTGTTTTATGaatttttgtgtaatttaaGCTGTATATTtagttcaaaatttaataacgaTATTAATTATCGGACAGTAAAGATCTGTTTACTCAAAAGAAGAAACTGGATACAAGGAAAAAActgattaaaagaaaagaatgtaCTCACTTCAgaaagaaaatgcaaaaaagAAAAGGCTTATGATTTATTAAAGGAAAGTACTAAATTGTTGAAGAACAGACGAAGAAGAAtgtataacataataaaaacttgGTTTCGTTTTGTAGCGCTAGAGAAACAGACCCCTTACTCTGATGTATATAACAAAACAAGCAAAGAAAGATGAATCCCGCTATCTCCCTTCTACGCCTGCACATCGTGCGTTGAAAATTTGTCTCAGACTCCATGAAATGATTAAATGAGAAATGGAGTTGAAAGAGAGTAAGTAGAGCGTAATAGTTAGTACCTTGTTTGCGATGTTGTTGGAGAGCCAGTCAAGTCCCTCGTAGAGTCCTTCTCCAGAGGTGGCACATGTGCTCTGAATGTACCTGTCATTACAACGATCAACATATAAGCTCATATGTCTCTGCATGTGGACCTGGATCGAGATAGCTAcgatttgtgtgtgtttttctgCTCACCAGTGACGTTGGCGGAGAGAGTGAAGGCCAAGCTTGTCAGTAATCTCAGCAGCGTTCATTGCGTTGGGAAGATCTTGCTTGTTAGCAAAAACAAGCAGAACTGCATCCCTCAGTTCATCCTGCCaccaaaaaagtaaaaagaacaTCACAAAGTCAAAAACCAAATGGTGAAGTCATGACGCAGAAAGAATTGATGATTCTTGTCTATGTATACCTCGTTGAGCATCCTGTGAAGCTCGTCCCTGGCTTCAACAACACGGTCGCGATCGTTGCTGTCCACAACAAAGATAAGTCCCTGCGTGTTCTGGAAGTAGTGCCTCCACAATGGACGGATCTAGACGAGCAAGAAAGAAACCattgataaaaatagaaataacataGTCAACTAGAGTGCTAATATAGGTAATGTCAGCCAGGAAACGACACTTCTTTGAGAATGAATCAAAGTAAGGTCGAAGTTGAGGCTGATTTTAATTTAGCTTATCAAATGTAGAGTATTGGTACACGAACGAAATTTGCCAACACTGAACCTAATAAGCAAACCATTTCGGAACAGACTATCAAACAACACTTAGAACATTATCAAGTGAGAGGATACCTTGTCCTGACCCCCGACATCCCAGACGGTAAAGCTAATGTTCTTGTATTCAACAGTCTCAACATTGAAACCtgcagaaaaaaacaaacaataaccGTCTCGTCAGCTTCTCAtacaaaacattttaacaaCAACATAATCAATAGGGTAAGTTACTCACCAATGGTGGGAATGGTTGTCACGATCTCACCAAGCTTGAGCTTGTAGAGGATGGTGGTCTTACCAGCAGCGTCGAGACCCACCATGAGAATACGCATCTCTTTCTTCGCAAAGAGCTTGCTGAACAGCTTCCCAAATGACAGccccattttattttaaaatccaaacctgctaaccacaaaaaaaatggatttgatcaaattcaaaaccaaaataagttGAGAATCCAGATATTATGGTTACAATCTTAGGATAGTTGGTATAGTACCGGTTATTGTTGGTTAAGTGTTTACCTGGTTTACTTGTAAATACCAGCTTGGTATAGTTAACATTAATGTGAATAACAAACTTCTTTcagctctcttcttctctctctctccggtAAACACTTAACCAACAATAACCGGTACTATACCAACTATcctaagatacaaaaaaaaacgcaaTCGAGGATTCATCTAATCTCAGCTATCAAGACCAATGTGGAACCTATGATGATTGATTACAAATCGCATCGGATCTCATTCTTATCCTCAGCTATGGATCGAATCATAGATCGAATAATCAAATTCGCATATCGGATACAGATCCAAGCATTACAAACTATCGAATCACAAGAAACACAATAGATCTGGAAAATGAAAGTCATGAACAGAGCACGGTTCCGGATCTAAGCTAGAAATTCGAATCGGTTAAACGAGAGAGAGATGGTTAGAGAAGGAACAaacgtaccgaagaaacaacgCCGCGCGAGatctaagctctctctctctctatctgatGCCGATGGTTCGTCCAAGCAAAATGGCCTGCGAACGTTTCAcgatttgattcttttttttaagagagagaaaaataatcTCTACTTATAACCCACTGAGCGTTAAAAATACGTCGAATATTATGGATAGCTCGGCCCATTGTTGCAATATTtagtaaactaaaataatatgactTCTTCCCTTCTTAGACGAGCCCATTGGGCTTACCGGCCTAAGAGTCGCTCTTCTATTCGAATTTTCATCATGGATGCGCTAACTGTCATAAAagcttttttctttataaaggaTGATTCATATCCATTCTTTGTTCTTGAATTGGTCGGTCCTTGTGTCTGAATCAATTTCATACAAAAAAGTCTATTTAATCAAATTACTTTGTAATGATTTGCGCGTTTAGCTGAATTCTTTGCCAAGTCAACCTCTTATATGAGACATTATTACAATTCTAAGAGGGGTGCTTAGAAGGGGGTGCTTAGAGCAGCCGCATTAATGAAGGGTtcatcatttgaattttttattatttttttttttcatttttcgtttgttaaaaaaaaaaaaaaaacacttcttcCGTTTCATCTGGCGTGGGGCCCGCTGAACAGTAACGACCCGGGTTCATGCAGAAGGGGCGTAGCGAGACAGAGTCGTGACTGTagcatattttaataattttttttttcgggaaGCGTGTGAACCCCCCTATTGAACCTCTAATGCGGCTGCCCTTAGAAGGGGGTGCTTAGCAAAAAAAACACTTCTTCCGTTTcttattgtaagtagtttaaggaaattttttttgtttcaaaattttggcaGTTTCCAAATACCTAgataatttttacaattattggATATAGTGTAgccaatcaaataatatcaatttttttataattggttgaactaattaattaaatactattatttttcttaaagtaCCAACTTTCTTAATATTAGTGCGTTTAGTCTAAACTACTTACATtgtgaaacggatggagtaataTAATAGTGGGTGAGATCCACACAAAATTTCAGCACTTGTGcttcttttg is part of the Brassica oleracea var. oleracea cultivar TO1000 unplaced genomic scaffold, BOL UnpScaffold00954, whole genome shotgun sequence genome and harbors:
- the LOC106320540 gene encoding ADP-ribosylation factor 1-like; protein product: MGLSFGKLFSKLFAKKEMRILMVGLDAAGKTTILYKLKLGEIVTTIPTIGFNVETVEYKNISFTVWDVGGQDKIRPLWRHYFQNTQGLIFVVDSNDRDRVVEARDELHRMLNEDELRDAVLLVFANKQDLPNAMNAAEITDKLGLHSLRQRHWYIQSTCATSGEGLYEGLDWLSNNIANKA